ATAAGTGGGCATCACTTATAGAGAACGAAGAGAGTCCATCCAACACCGAACTCCTGCAAGTCATCGAACATTATGTGGATAGCTTGATCGACCGGAAGGATTACGGGGAAGCACTGAGGGTTATCGAAGAAGTCTTCCCCCTTGTCGGCCCGGATGATTACGACTACCTCTTGGCGAGCAAATTACTTGTGTGCTGGAGAATGAAAATGTTCGATGAATTAGCCAAAACAATGGAGTTTAAGAACCACAGTGGCCATCCGAAGGCTCTTGCAGTATTGGCGCTGAAGAACTATGCCTACAGGGAGCTAGACATAGCGGAACAGATTCTTCTGAACATTCTTCGCCACTGCCCTGACTTTATCAAGTATCTTCTGGAGGAAGAAGGAAACGATAAGAAGGACTTCGAGAAAGCAGAAAGAGGCAACCTCACTAGTCAGAAAAGAGTCGATTCGCTGACTCTTGCAGAAGAGTTCAGAGGGGACTGGCTCAACCTGAGGGGAGGAAAGGAATGGCTTAAAAAAGTGCAGAAGGTTTTTGATGAAGTGAGGAGTAGTAATACGCCGAGGAACCTTGACTCTTCTAGCTGCTAATGACTTAAAACAATGGAGTTCCCGAAAGTGCCATCCAAAAAGAGGGAAGCGATGAGCAAATCTCATTGCCCGTCGCAGCTGAACCTGCCTCAGCTGAAAGCGAGACTGGCCTTTGCGAAGTAAAGACTGGCCACCGAAGGTGACTGGCTTGTCATTATTGTCACGTTAACACAAGCGAATAATGGAGTCCTCAGAAGAGGCATCATGGATTGCTGTAGATCTTTTCTCCCGGCTTCAGCGAATGAACTAGCCAGACATTTCCTCCTATCACGCAGTTGTCTCCGACTACGGTATTCCCTCCAAGGACCGTAGCTCCTGCGTATATGACGACGTGATTACCAATATCGGGATGGCGTTTTATCCCTTTGATCGGATTGCCGTTTTCGTCGAGTTCGAAGCTCTTGGCCCCAAGCGTGACTCCTTGATAAATCTTGACATGGTGTCCTATCGTGCAGGTTTCTCCTATTACAACACCGGTGCCGTGATCTATGAAGAAGTGCGTCCCTATTGTCGCACCGGGATGAATATCTATTCCAGTCTTCTGATGAGCATATTCTGTCATTATTCTGGGAATCAGCGGGACCTCAAGCTTGTAAAGAATGTGGGCAAGCCTGTACGTGCTTATCGCCTCGTAGGCCGGATAAGCAATCATGATTTCTTCAATCGACTGAGCCGCAGGATCTCCTTCGAACGCGGCTCTCACGTCTTTAACAAGAGCCACAGCAATCGATGGTAACTCAGCCAGAAATTCCTTGACAACTCTCTCTGCTCCTTTTTCTCCCAGTTCAGGCCGAATCTCCATAATCATTTCCCCTAGAATATTCAAAGCCTCCGATAGTATCTCTTGGCCGTCAACGATTTGCGTATGTGAAAGCTGCGGACAGAAGGTTTTTCTAACAAGATGAATTAGCTCTATCGTCTTAAGCTTAATATGCCCAAGCGAGTACGACTTCGATGAGCAATGAGTCTTGGCAATTTCCTCGTATACTCCACTTATTCTGAGTGATATCTCACTAAAATCACTATTCACGTAGACTGTCTCCCTTCAGGTTCGGTTACTGAGTCTCTTCCGTTCAAGTATAGTCGAATCAAGCCAAGATATCATTGCCCTATTTGAAAGCGCTGTCGTCGGCTGTCTTCTCAAACTTGTCACTGGTTAACGGGAGGCTAGAGATTAGTCTGCATGTTTTTTCTTCTTTACAAGATTGTTAGAAGATGAGTT
The Mesotoga sp. Brook.08.105.5.1 genome window above contains:
- a CDS encoding serine acetyltransferase; its protein translation is MNSDFSEISLRISGVYEEIAKTHCSSKSYSLGHIKLKTIELIHLVRKTFCPQLSHTQIVDGQEILSEALNILGEMIMEIRPELGEKGAERVVKEFLAELPSIAVALVKDVRAAFEGDPAAQSIEEIMIAYPAYEAISTYRLAHILYKLEVPLIPRIMTEYAHQKTGIDIHPGATIGTHFFIDHGTGVVIGETCTIGHHVKIYQGVTLGAKSFELDENGNPIKGIKRHPDIGNHVVIYAGATVLGGNTVVGDNCVIGGNVWLVHSLKPGEKIYSNP